The genomic DNA TGCATCATCGGACCGTCCGGCTCCGGGAAATCGACCCTGCTCAAGTGCATCAACCTCCTGCAGCCGCCGAGCTCAGGGACGATCGTCGTCGACGGCACGGTGCTGACCGATCCCGGCACGGATGTCGATGCGGCCCGTGCCCGGATCGGCATGGTGTTCCAGCACTTCAACCTGTTCCCGCACCTGGACGTCACGGCCAACATCACGACGGCGCTCACCACGGTGCGTAAGATGCCCGCCGACGCGGCCCGCCGTGAGGCGAGCGATCAACTCGAGCGCCTCGGCCTGACGCACCTCGCCCACCAGCGTCCCGCCGACCTCTCCGGCGGCCAACAGCAGCGGGTCGCCATCGCGCGTGCGCTGGCCATGAAGCCCGAGGTCATGCTGTTCGACGAGGCGACCTCAGCACTGGATCCCGAGCTCGTCAAGGGTGTCCTGGACGTGATGCGGTCCCTCGCCGCGACCGGCATGACCATGGTCGTCGTCACTCACGAGA from Austwickia sp. includes the following:
- a CDS encoding amino acid ABC transporter ATP-binding protein translates to MTAPTLDATSPATGSAFITLRGIRKSFGTVEVLKGIDLDIAEREVVCIIGPSGSGKSTLLKCINLLQPPSSGTIVVDGTVLTDPGTDVDAARARIGMVFQHFNLFPHLDVTANITTALTTVRKMPADAARREASDQLERLGLTHLAHQRPADLSGGQQQRVAIARALAMKPEVMLFDEATSALDPELVKGVLDVMRSLAATGMTMVVVTHEIGFTREVADRVIFMDDGVIAEQGPARSVLAAPQSDRLQRFLAQVL